In Anaerolineae bacterium, the following are encoded in one genomic region:
- a CDS encoding TRAM domain-containing protein codes for MSVEFVFRLVGMVVFALIGARSVALFRPSNAEESLRLITALTLAGAALGLLIAPYLTTRPFNMLKARLKKMPATQLISGVIGLVIGLAVAALFYPSLSALPPPYGNILPIAVSVVLGYIGAAVMVMRRQDISGLLGPRLTLGTSFLDPGRPPRDVVLLDTSVIIDGRIADISRTGFIRSTMLVPGFILNELQHIADSSDPLRRNRGRRGLDLLGRLQEESLAPVKITDLDVENVQNADDKLIMLAKQLSCPIITNDFNLNSVARLQGVTVLNINELANAIKTVILPGETITVKIIQEGKERDQGVAYLSDGTMIVIENGRPYIDREMEVGVTKVLQTSAGRMIFARIER; via the coding sequence ATGAGCGTTGAATTTGTCTTTCGTTTAGTGGGCATGGTGGTTTTTGCCCTGATCGGCGCGCGCTCGGTAGCTCTGTTCCGGCCCAGTAACGCGGAAGAGTCGCTCCGGCTGATTACGGCCTTAACCCTGGCCGGCGCGGCGCTGGGCTTGCTGATTGCGCCCTACCTGACCACCCGGCCCTTTAATATGCTTAAGGCCAGATTAAAAAAAATGCCGGCCACCCAACTTATTTCTGGCGTTATTGGTTTGGTGATTGGCCTGGCCGTAGCCGCTTTGTTTTATCCATCATTATCCGCTCTGCCCCCACCCTACGGCAACATTTTACCCATAGCCGTCAGTGTGGTTTTGGGATACATTGGCGCGGCAGTGATGGTGATGCGCCGGCAAGACATCTCCGGACTGCTAGGCCCGCGCCTGACCCTGGGCACTTCTTTTTTGGACCCCGGCCGTCCCCCCAGAGACGTGGTTCTACTGGACACCAGCGTGATCATAGATGGCCGCATTGCCGATATTAGCCGCACCGGCTTTATTCGCAGCACCATGTTAGTGCCCGGTTTTATTCTCAATGAGTTGCAGCACATCGCCGATTCCTCAGACCCCCTACGCCGCAATCGCGGGCGCCGGGGCCTGGACCTGCTGGGGCGACTGCAAGAAGAATCTTTGGCCCCGGTCAAAATCACCGACCTTGATGTGGAAAACGTGCAAAACGCCGACGACAAATTGATTATGCTGGCCAAACAGTTGAGCTGTCCCATCATCACCAACGATTTTAACCTTAATAGCGTGGCCCGCTTACAAGGCGTAACAGTATTGAACATCAATGAATTGGCCAACGCCATCAAAACCGTTATTCTGCCCGGCGAAACCATTACCGTTAAAATCATTCAAGAAGGCAAAGAGCGGGACCAGGGCGTGGCCTATCTCAGCGACGGCACCATGATTGTGATTGAAAACGGCCGGCCATATATTGATCGAGAGATGGAGGTGGGCGTGACCAAAGTTTTGCAAACCAGCGCCGGCCGCATGATCTTTGCCCGGATAGAAAGATAA